In Treponema primitia ZAS-2, a genomic segment contains:
- the aroF gene encoding 3-deoxy-7-phosphoheptulonate synthase, with amino-acid sequence MIVVLSKGVSQHDKEMVRIYLKDRGFAVRDQVLGDDEVIGGTGKGVVDLRELGLLPGVERVAATSKPYELASRESKPGNTIVTVGTGTSQVKIGGSRISVIAGPCAVESRDQIMETAARVRESGAVMLRGGAYKPRSSPYAFQGLGMQGLEFMKAAGEANGMPIVTEVVSPEFAGQMKDLTDMFQIGARNMQNFELLKKVGSLGKPVLLKRGPSATIEEWLLSAEYLLAAGTRDVVLCERGIRTFETYTRNTLDISAISVVKGLSHLPVIVDPSHAVGIRAMISSAALAAVAAGADGLTVEVHPRPDEALSDGPQSLYPEQFERLMRDIEALAPVVGKELLRTPRPSAGNVLKVSGKSGASATEAVSPSNLPIAFSGESGAYAEQALMRAFGEEAPRLQAASFRGVFDAVLEGAAGFGVVPVENSLAGSVHENYDLFLRYPDIAMVGELKLRIVHCLIADEKASIENISIVRSHPQGFAQCRDFLDKYPAWQLEACNDTATAVASIAREGATKVAAIAGEAAAKAHGLRVLKAGIETNPLNYTRFVIISRRNGSNLAPIPPSLGSDKPNKASLVFSVPDESGALFSCLKIISDRGLNLSKLESRPIQGQPWEYQFYVDVTIPSTEDTFAGAVEELRTRTENFYFLGEYRASL; translated from the coding sequence ATGATTGTCGTTTTGTCCAAAGGCGTCTCCCAGCATGATAAAGAAATGGTCCGGATCTATCTGAAAGATCGGGGCTTTGCGGTACGGGATCAGGTCCTGGGGGACGATGAAGTTATCGGCGGAACCGGTAAGGGGGTGGTAGATCTCCGGGAACTGGGCTTGCTGCCTGGGGTGGAGCGGGTAGCGGCAACTTCCAAGCCCTACGAACTGGCCTCCCGGGAGAGCAAGCCTGGGAATACTATTGTCACCGTGGGGACAGGCACTTCCCAGGTTAAGATTGGGGGGTCCCGGATTTCGGTGATTGCCGGGCCCTGCGCAGTGGAAAGCCGGGATCAGATCATGGAAACCGCAGCCCGGGTCCGGGAGTCCGGGGCGGTGATGCTCCGGGGTGGGGCTTATAAACCCCGGTCCAGTCCCTACGCGTTCCAAGGCCTGGGTATGCAGGGCCTGGAATTTATGAAGGCAGCAGGTGAAGCCAACGGTATGCCCATCGTTACCGAGGTGGTGTCCCCGGAATTTGCCGGGCAGATGAAGGATCTTACGGATATGTTCCAGATCGGCGCCCGGAATATGCAGAACTTTGAATTGTTAAAGAAGGTCGGTTCCCTGGGTAAGCCGGTTTTATTGAAGCGAGGCCCCTCGGCGACTATTGAGGAATGGCTCCTTTCCGCGGAGTACCTCCTGGCGGCGGGGACCCGGGATGTGGTGCTCTGCGAGCGGGGGATACGCACCTTTGAGACCTATACCCGGAATACCCTGGATATTTCCGCCATTTCGGTGGTGAAGGGCCTTTCCCATTTGCCGGTCATCGTTGATCCCAGCCACGCCGTGGGGATCCGGGCTATGATCAGTTCCGCAGCCCTGGCGGCGGTTGCGGCCGGAGCTGACGGGCTTACGGTTGAAGTACACCCTCGGCCGGATGAAGCCCTTTCCGACGGACCCCAGTCCCTGTACCCCGAACAGTTTGAGCGACTCATGCGGGATATTGAAGCCCTGGCCCCGGTGGTGGGGAAGGAACTGCTCCGTACTCCCCGGCCGTCTGCGGGGAATGTGCTTAAGGTTTCCGGCAAAAGTGGGGCTTCGGCCACCGAAGCGGTAAGCCCAAGCAATCTGCCCATAGCCTTTTCCGGGGAAAGCGGCGCCTATGCCGAACAGGCCCTGATGCGAGCCTTCGGGGAAGAGGCGCCCCGGCTGCAGGCAGCCTCTTTTCGCGGGGTTTTTGATGCGGTCCTGGAAGGCGCTGCCGGCTTTGGGGTGGTACCTGTAGAAAACAGCTTGGCCGGATCGGTCCATGAAAACTACGATCTTTTCCTCCGTTACCCGGATATCGCCATGGTGGGGGAACTGAAGCTGCGGATTGTCCATTGCCTGATCGCCGATGAAAAGGCGTCAATCGAAAACATCAGCATAGTCCGCAGTCACCCCCAGGGCTTTGCCCAGTGCCGGGACTTCCTGGATAAGTACCCCGCCTGGCAGCTAGAGGCCTGCAACGATACCGCAACTGCGGTGGCCTCCATTGCCCGGGAAGGGGCCACCAAGGTAGCCGCCATTGCCGGGGAAGCGGCTGCCAAAGCCCATGGCCTGCGGGTACTCAAGGCGGGTATTGAGACCAACCCCCTGAACTATACCCGCTTTGTGATTATCTCCCGGCGCAATGGCAGCAACTTGGCGCCCATACCCCCCAGCCTTGGTTCAGATAAGCCGAATAAGGCGTCCCTGGTGTTTTCCGTCCCCGATGAGTCCGGGGCCCTCTTCAGCTGTCTGAAAATAATAAGCGACCGTGGGCTTAACCTTTCCAAACTTGAATCCCGGCCCATACAGGGCCAACCCTGGGAGTACCAGTTCTACGTGGATGTTACCATTCCCTCCACAGAGGATACCTTTGCCGGGGCGGTGGAAGAGCTGAGAACCCGGACAGAAAACTTTTATTTCCTTGGAGAGTACAGGGCTAGCTTGTAG
- a CDS encoding amino acid ABC transporter permease translates to MNTQVFADIFTPPNVRYILIGLRTTLLISLATVAASVALGSVLALCRNYGRRFFSRIASIYIEVFRSTPLLLWILICVFMLPFGTYLFRGGLALTLYTSSVIAEIVRGGLNSIDKGQFEAARSQGFSFLQTLRYIVLPQCFMRIVPSLMSQIITTVKDTSFFAQFAIAEFFFNSKNLMGILSKNTVVSSAHIFVLYCFIALVYFVINFSLSCIVRKLAKNEQGLSLHPEQ, encoded by the coding sequence GTGAACACCCAGGTTTTTGCGGATATCTTTACCCCCCCTAATGTCCGGTATATCCTGATCGGCCTCCGGACTACTTTGCTCATTTCCCTTGCCACCGTGGCGGCCAGCGTTGCCTTAGGCTCCGTGCTGGCCCTATGCAGAAATTACGGACGCCGTTTTTTCAGTAGGATAGCTTCTATATACATTGAAGTGTTTCGCAGTACCCCTCTCTTATTGTGGATACTGATCTGTGTGTTCATGCTGCCCTTTGGTACCTATCTGTTCCGGGGCGGCCTGGCCCTGACCCTCTACACTTCCTCGGTGATCGCAGAAATTGTGCGGGGCGGGCTTAACTCCATTGACAAAGGACAGTTCGAGGCTGCCCGGTCCCAGGGTTTCAGTTTTCTGCAGACCCTCAGGTACATCGTGCTGCCCCAGTGCTTCATGCGTATAGTCCCTTCCTTGATGAGCCAGATCATCACCACCGTTAAGGACACATCCTTTTTTGCCCAGTTCGCCATTGCGGAATTTTTCTTCAACAGCAAGAACCTCATGGGTATACTTTCCAAAAATACCGTGGTTAGCAGCGCCCATATTTTTGTGCTTTACTGTTTCATCGCCCTGGTGTACTTTGTGATCAACTTTTCCCTTTCCTGTATCGTGCGGAAGCTTGCTAAAAACGAACAGGGGCTGTCCTTGCACCCGGAACAGTAG
- a CDS encoding amino acid ABC transporter permease yields MSSGPFALWRWGRLFKDFPGFLEGFKITLLVSILALLLALILGIIFGLFSTSNKKILRAIARVYVEIFQNTPLVVQVFFVYNALPYVGVTLDVFSIGMLCVGIYHGAYVSEVVRAGISSIARGQMEAAKSQGFSYLQAMRWIILPQTLTIVLPPLANQAVNLIKNTSVMALVAGGDLMYRADSWASNGTLSYGPAYIITGVMYFILCFPLVSWARRHELRIKNRGTGSGPGGPGLVVPAKAGTTDHIHQGAAL; encoded by the coding sequence GTGAGTAGCGGACCGTTTGCCCTGTGGCGTTGGGGGCGTTTATTTAAGGATTTCCCGGGCTTTTTGGAGGGCTTTAAGATCACCCTGCTGGTGTCGATCCTGGCCCTGCTCTTAGCCCTGATCCTTGGAATCATCTTTGGCCTTTTTTCTACCTCCAATAAAAAGATACTGCGGGCTATTGCCAGGGTGTATGTGGAAATTTTCCAGAATACACCCCTGGTGGTCCAGGTGTTCTTTGTATATAACGCCCTGCCCTATGTGGGGGTCACCCTGGATGTGTTCTCCATAGGGATGCTCTGCGTGGGTATCTATCACGGGGCTTATGTGTCCGAGGTGGTCCGGGCTGGGATTAGTTCCATTGCAAGGGGGCAGATGGAGGCCGCTAAGTCCCAGGGCTTTTCCTATCTCCAGGCTATGCGCTGGATCATCCTCCCCCAGACCCTCACCATCGTGCTGCCCCCTCTGGCAAACCAGGCGGTAAACCTCATCAAAAATACTTCGGTGATGGCCCTTGTCGCCGGGGGGGACCTGATGTACCGGGCTGATTCCTGGGCCTCCAACGGGACCCTGAGCTACGGCCCAGCCTATATTATTACCGGTGTCATGTACTTCATCCTCTGCTTCCCCCTGGTAAGCTGGGCCCGCCGCCATGAGCTGCGGATCAAAAACCGGGGGACCGGGTCAGGACCTGGCGGCCCTGGCCTTGTAGTTCCGGCTAAAGCCGGAACTACGGACCATATTCATCAGGGGGCGGCGCTGTGA
- a CDS encoding transporter substrate-binding domain-containing protein: MKFAKKVVCVALILAAVAGTVFAGGKQESGGSGDVDRIKGHGVLRVGVKSDVPGFGLQNPATGLYEGLEIELAKLIAQEIFGDPSKVAFTPVTAKTRGPLLDNGDIDLVIATFTVTEERKLTYNFSTTYYTDAVGMLVKKAAGISGLKDLGGKTIGVAQSATSRVAIKEAGDKIGVSFGFAEFATYPEIKAALDSGRVDVFSVDKSILAGYLDNETVILPEAFSPQEYGIASKKSNTELTSYIDGLIKKWLSDGTIAGLVSQFKL; encoded by the coding sequence ATGAAGTTTGCGAAAAAAGTGGTGTGTGTAGCTTTGATTCTTGCGGCTGTGGCCGGCACTGTATTTGCCGGGGGAAAACAGGAAAGCGGTGGTTCCGGGGATGTGGACCGGATTAAGGGCCACGGGGTGCTGCGGGTAGGGGTTAAATCGGATGTGCCGGGATTCGGGCTCCAGAACCCGGCAACCGGGCTCTATGAGGGCTTGGAGATTGAGCTTGCCAAGCTCATCGCCCAGGAGATCTTTGGGGATCCTTCCAAGGTGGCCTTTACTCCGGTAACCGCCAAGACCCGGGGTCCCCTGCTGGATAACGGGGATATCGATCTGGTTATCGCTACCTTTACGGTTACTGAGGAACGGAAGCTGACCTACAACTTTTCTACCACCTACTACACCGATGCGGTGGGTATGCTGGTTAAGAAAGCTGCGGGGATCTCCGGGCTTAAGGACCTGGGGGGTAAGACCATCGGGGTTGCCCAGTCCGCTACTAGCCGGGTGGCGATTAAGGAAGCGGGGGACAAGATCGGGGTAAGTTTTGGCTTTGCGGAATTTGCCACCTATCCTGAGATCAAGGCGGCCCTGGATTCCGGCCGGGTTGATGTGTTCTCCGTGGATAAGTCCATTCTGGCCGGTTACCTGGACAATGAAACAGTAATCCTGCCGGAAGCCTTTTCTCCCCAGGAGTACGGCATTGCCAGCAAAAAGTCAAACACCGAATTAACCTCTTATATAGACGGCCTGATTAAAAAGTGGCTCAGTGACGGAACCATTGCCGGCTTGGTTAGCCAGTTTAAACTCTAG
- a CDS encoding amino acid ABC transporter ATP-binding protein: MIELKGVCKSFGHLKVLKDIYFHVREGEKLVIIGPSGSGKSTLIRCINALEEPDDGEVFLNGEPLLRTTRTHLVRSYCAMVFQQFNLYPHMTALQNITLAPIKLQKKSKAEAEEIAYHYLDVVGLRDKATAYPSNLSGGQQQRIAIARALATKQKILLFDEPTSALDPEMVQEVLDVIIRLSRESITMVVVTHEMGFARQVADRIIFMDNGVLVEEGKPEEFFEHPKNERTSAFLSKILR; this comes from the coding sequence GTGATCGAACTAAAGGGGGTCTGTAAATCCTTTGGGCATTTGAAGGTTCTGAAGGATATCTATTTCCATGTTCGGGAAGGGGAAAAGCTGGTGATCATCGGCCCCTCGGGGTCCGGCAAGAGCACCCTTATCCGCTGTATCAACGCCCTGGAGGAGCCTGACGATGGGGAGGTTTTTCTCAATGGGGAACCCCTTTTGCGGACTACCCGGACCCATCTGGTGCGATCCTACTGCGCCATGGTGTTCCAGCAGTTCAACCTCTACCCCCACATGACTGCCTTGCAGAACATTACCCTGGCGCCCATCAAGCTGCAAAAGAAGAGCAAGGCCGAGGCGGAGGAAATTGCCTACCACTACCTGGATGTGGTGGGGCTCCGGGACAAGGCGACAGCCTATCCCTCCAATCTGTCCGGGGGGCAGCAGCAGCGTATCGCCATTGCCCGGGCCCTGGCGACCAAACAGAAGATACTGCTTTTTGATGAGCCCACCTCGGCTCTGGACCCGGAGATGGTTCAGGAGGTGCTGGACGTGATCATTCGCCTTTCCCGGGAGTCCATCACCATGGTGGTGGTGACCCACGAGATGGGCTTTGCCAGGCAGGTGGCGGACCGGATCATTTTCATGGACAACGGGGTTCTGGTGGAGGAAGGGAAGCCGGAAGAATTTTTTGAACATCCAAAAAATGAGCGCACCAGTGCGTTCTTAAGTAAAATTTTGCGTTGA
- a CDS encoding leucine-rich repeat domain-containing protein translates to MSYQPTPAGITAILLFTSDGLGTCYYVVQGASEDEPAKEVIASTDAYYTDYVIAPGPRQFKIYITGLTPGNQYKAYIVVKDPAGNISDVLTIAITGNPITEAIAGKTGLGNSVDPYVVTVTGMDLSTDLDDILSGITAGISWGPIMLDLSACSGESIPKPHISNEDLARFVSITLPATVTTITYKDGYLGGAFAYFTSLKNISAPGVTTVNHSAFAKCTSLVTVDLPAAKTFGNNVFYGCTSLKTVTLPAAKTFSDDVFYGCTSLETVNLPTAETFGNNVLYGCTSLETVNLLTAETFGDDVFYGCTSLETVNLPTAETFGNYVFIGCTSLETVNLPAAETFGGGTFSGCHSLVTVNRPAAETFGGGTFYWCTSLATVNLPAAKTFGSGTFSGYDILVTVNLPAAKTFGDQTFYNCDSLATANLPAAKTFGDQTFRHCTSLETVTLGATPTPSFGLDTFSDVLISPPNIVTVKVPGGSTNTSYNDAWKDAFRGKGTFDSGEVNDCIIVIVAAL, encoded by the coding sequence ATGAGTTATCAGCCTACCCCGGCAGGAATCACTGCTATCCTGCTATTTACTTCCGACGGATTAGGAACCTGCTACTATGTAGTACAGGGCGCAAGCGAAGACGAACCTGCTAAGGAAGTGATAGCAAGTACCGACGCCTATTACACCGACTACGTTATTGCACCAGGGCCAAGGCAATTCAAGATTTATATAACCGGCCTTACCCCAGGCAACCAGTACAAAGCTTACATCGTCGTAAAAGATCCGGCAGGCAATATTTCGGATGTATTGACCATTGCCATTACCGGAAATCCCATTACCGAAGCCATCGCAGGCAAAACCGGATTGGGAAACTCGGTAGACCCCTATGTGGTCACCGTAACCGGGATGGATCTTTCCACCGATCTGGACGATATCTTATCCGGCATCACCGCCGGCATATCCTGGGGACCCATCATGCTGGACCTTTCGGCCTGCAGCGGCGAAAGCATCCCCAAGCCACATATATCGAATGAGGACCTAGCCCGCTTTGTCTCCATTACCCTGCCCGCCACGGTAACTACCATTACTTATAAAGACGGTTATTTAGGGGGTGCGTTTGCCTACTTTACCAGCCTCAAAAACATCAGCGCCCCTGGTGTAACTACGGTGAACCACTCTGCATTCGCCAAGTGCACCAGCCTTGTAACGGTGGACCTCCCCGCAGCGAAAACTTTCGGCAATAATGTATTCTATGGCTGTACCAGCCTTAAAACGGTGACCCTCCCCGCAGCGAAAACCTTCAGCGATGACGTATTCTACGGCTGCACTAGCCTTGAAACGGTGAACCTCCCCACAGCGGAGACCTTCGGCAATAATGTACTCTACGGCTGCACTAGCCTTGAAACGGTGAACCTCCTCACAGCGGAGACCTTCGGCGATGACGTATTCTACGGCTGCACTAGCCTTGAAACGGTGAACCTCCCCACAGCGGAGACCTTCGGCAATTATGTATTCATTGGCTGCACTAGCCTTGAAACGGTGAACCTCCCCGCAGCGGAGACCTTCGGCGGCGGGACATTCAGCGGATGCCACAGCCTTGTAACGGTGAACCGCCCCGCAGCGGAGACCTTCGGCGGCGGGACATTCTACTGGTGCACCAGCCTTGCAACAGTAAACCTCCCCGCAGCGAAAACCTTCGGCAGCGGGACATTCAGCGGATACGACATCCTTGTAACGGTGAACCTCCCCGCAGCGAAAACCTTCGGCGACCAGACATTCTACAACTGCGACAGCCTTGCAACGGCGAACCTCCCCGCAGCGAAAACTTTCGGCGACCAGACATTCCGCCACTGCACCAGCCTTGAAACGGTGACCCTGGGCGCTACCCCAACCCCTTCTTTTGGGCTGGATACTTTCTCTGACGTACTCATAAGTCCACCCAACATCGTCACGGTGAAGGTCCCCGGCGGAAGTACCAATACCAGCTATAACGATGCTTGGAAGGATGCCTTTAGGGGCAAGGGCACATTCGACAGCGGGGAAGTTAATGACTGCATTATAGTAATCGTAGCCGCGCTGTAG
- a CDS encoding PTS sugar transporter subunit IIA: MIETTEEPGLSALIKRGGGFSPVPGSNPQELLTNLIRGLTLPRSVDAPTLLEAVLEREALMPTAIGHGIALPHPRNPLISVPGEQFVTIAYTGQDLDWNALDGKPVHTVILMVSASAKLHLHTLSRINFFCHQESFRELLTNRVSRDDFIRAIEEAEQGWG, from the coding sequence ATGATTGAAACTACGGAAGAACCGGGGCTGAGCGCCCTCATAAAGCGGGGGGGGGGCTTTTCCCCGGTGCCGGGGAGCAATCCCCAGGAACTGCTGACCAATCTTATCCGGGGGCTTACCCTTCCCCGGTCGGTGGATGCGCCGACCCTGTTGGAGGCGGTGCTTGAGCGGGAAGCCCTGATGCCAACCGCCATCGGTCACGGCATAGCCCTGCCCCATCCCCGGAACCCCCTGATTTCCGTGCCCGGGGAACAGTTTGTAACCATCGCCTATACCGGGCAGGACCTGGACTGGAACGCCCTGGATGGGAAACCTGTGCATACGGTGATCCTCATGGTTTCCGCCTCCGCAAAACTGCACCTCCATACCCTTTCGCGGATCAACTTTTTCTGCCACCAGGAGTCCTTCCGGGAACTGCTCACGAACCGGGTGTCCCGGGATGATTTTATCCGGGCTATCGAAGAGGCGGAGCAGGGGTGGGGCTGA
- a CDS encoding IS1096 element passenger TnpR family protein, whose product MNEKQEDALYDFLENNRDPFTLEEVTGFVRLLAFYKHDHLGEEIASFIDSQNIAFKLGPERWVSRRGCFEPLRFVISPTRSELLNGTLIPGHRCVPFANPMLMPQEYSFFYKGRQIPFTTLEGEPEEFYPYYTIFGEEYAPQYVARDNPSNESAFNSDPYEDPPDVSIQTLDMRNLYRELSFVPGDRFVVKTRDWKEGSFELERVGKDEWSKVDLYAWLEAAEGGFEDSFNFLGPGSSTEEQIAYAYWYGGKRMRDVPAYSMEDFLYEQTDRIETTPYGIETRFWFAGREIPDLKRLEGIMDPPDRSPDPFELNLVEKTLNRNGIPVSEDVVKSYILDALFRRDKDISALLERIVPPSVALGKGDRDSLEEYLVGMVKHIGHYYSPFKDAPIGAIRQRMGELHTAVIDLAARLCKGDLDPSWLPKHTFIILSQIQGHASGVMEDLDTDESPPEDELDAMDNSLDSMIETYEDMKDLIEDALDSYRQSNISEVKFPPAGGAEWRIFQVSLGGTDVWRRLALPESCRLGELHALIQALFGWSSGSGYHYFLEEQDPPPSVEEPTPPYGPRRHVPAKRLASELTLGELNLRGGNALIYEYGGKWTVKILLLSRHEPGPGEQIRCVAGAEAAPPEYIDGPMRFRRYLAALEQGAETERQMALRELGKDFDSEAFDINSCNRSLAAVIGKIEL is encoded by the coding sequence ATGAATGAAAAACAGGAAGATGCGCTCTACGATTTTCTCGAAAATAACCGGGACCCTTTCACTCTTGAGGAAGTGACGGGCTTTGTCCGGCTGCTTGCTTTTTACAAGCATGACCATTTGGGGGAGGAGATTGCCTCCTTTATTGATTCCCAGAACATTGCCTTTAAGCTGGGACCGGAACGGTGGGTGTCTCGGCGGGGGTGCTTTGAGCCCCTGCGCTTTGTGATCAGCCCGACCCGGTCGGAACTGCTGAACGGAACCCTGATCCCCGGACACCGCTGCGTACCCTTTGCCAATCCCATGCTGATGCCCCAGGAGTACAGCTTCTTTTATAAGGGGCGGCAGATTCCCTTTACTACCCTGGAGGGGGAGCCTGAGGAATTTTACCCTTATTACACTATTTTCGGGGAGGAGTATGCCCCCCAGTATGTGGCCAGGGATAATCCGAGCAATGAGAGCGCCTTTAACAGCGACCCCTACGAGGACCCGCCGGATGTTTCCATCCAGACCCTGGATATGCGGAACCTGTACCGGGAGCTGTCCTTTGTGCCTGGGGACCGGTTCGTGGTGAAAACCCGGGACTGGAAAGAGGGTTCCTTTGAGCTGGAGCGGGTGGGGAAGGACGAGTGGTCCAAGGTGGATCTCTACGCCTGGCTTGAGGCGGCTGAGGGGGGCTTTGAGGACTCCTTCAACTTTCTGGGGCCTGGGTCGTCCACGGAGGAGCAGATTGCCTATGCCTATTGGTACGGGGGCAAGCGGATGCGGGATGTGCCCGCTTACTCTATGGAGGATTTTCTCTATGAGCAGACGGACCGTATCGAAACCACCCCTTACGGGATAGAGACCCGGTTCTGGTTTGCGGGCCGGGAGATTCCGGATTTGAAGCGCCTGGAAGGGATAATGGACCCCCCGGATCGCAGCCCGGACCCCTTTGAGCTGAACCTGGTAGAGAAAACCCTGAACCGGAACGGGATTCCGGTATCGGAAGATGTGGTGAAGTCCTATATACTGGACGCCCTGTTCCGGCGGGATAAGGATATTTCCGCTCTTCTTGAACGGATTGTGCCCCCTTCGGTAGCCCTGGGCAAAGGGGACCGGGACTCCCTTGAAGAATACCTTGTGGGTATGGTGAAGCATATCGGGCATTACTATTCCCCCTTTAAGGATGCGCCCATAGGGGCCATTCGGCAGCGCATGGGGGAGCTGCATACTGCGGTTATTGATTTGGCGGCCCGGCTCTGCAAGGGCGATCTGGACCCATCCTGGCTGCCCAAGCATACCTTTATCATCCTTTCCCAGATCCAGGGCCATGCTTCCGGGGTTATGGAGGACCTGGATACCGATGAATCCCCCCCTGAGGACGAGCTGGACGCCATGGACAATTCCCTGGACAGCATGATCGAGACCTATGAGGATATGAAGGACCTGATCGAGGATGCCCTGGACAGTTACCGACAGAGCAATATTTCCGAGGTGAAGTTTCCCCCCGCTGGTGGCGCCGAGTGGCGTATCTTCCAAGTAAGCCTGGGAGGTACCGATGTGTGGCGCCGGCTTGCCCTACCGGAAAGTTGTCGGTTGGGGGAACTTCACGCTCTGATCCAGGCCCTGTTCGGCTGGAGCAGCGGCTCCGGGTACCACTATTTTCTGGAAGAGCAGGACCCACCCCCGTCGGTTGAAGAACCGACGCCCCCCTACGGTCCCAGGCGGCATGTTCCGGCAAAGCGGCTGGCATCGGAGCTGACCCTGGGGGAACTGAATCTCCGGGGGGGCAATGCCCTGATCTACGAATACGGGGGCAAGTGGACCGTGAAGATACTGCTCCTTTCCCGGCATGAACCAGGGCCGGGGGAACAGATACGCTGCGTTGCCGGGGCGGAAGCGGCGCCCCCTGAATATATCGACGGGCCCATGCGGTTCCGGCGCTATTTGGCCGCCCTGGAACAGGGGGCGGAGACCGAACGACAGATGGCGCTCCGGGAATTGGGCAAGGACTTTGACAGTGAGGCCTTTGATATCAATAGCTGTAACCGCAGCCTGGCGGCGGTAATAGGAAAAATAGAACTATGA